Proteins encoded together in one Bacillota bacterium window:
- a CDS encoding FAD binding domain-containing protein, with translation MKVQQYYNASSLEEAYQMLLLSNKNMIIAGGAWLKLSVKSVDTLLGLEHLGLDEIVENKAQIEIGSMVPLRQIETNPALIELASGILPFAIHNVMGVPIRNVATLGGTVMGKYGFSDILTALLVMNARLVFYHLGEVSLEEHLNSSRKDKDILLKIIIPKSKMSGFFKKVAITALDFAIINVALSYSSDKIMISVGARPALASLAKEAMAYFNSQSNITDDVIETCANIVINELSFGSNSRSSAEYRKNLAKVYISRGLKEVTSYEN, from the coding sequence AAGTTCAACAATATTATAATGCTTCCTCTTTAGAAGAAGCCTATCAAATGCTTTTGTTAAGCAATAAGAATATGATTATTGCTGGGGGAGCTTGGCTTAAATTATCCGTAAAATCAGTTGATACTTTGCTTGGACTTGAGCATCTTGGACTCGACGAAATCGTTGAAAACAAAGCTCAAATTGAAATTGGATCAATGGTTCCTTTAAGACAAATCGAAACAAACCCTGCATTAATTGAACTTGCAAGTGGAATCCTTCCATTCGCCATTCATAATGTCATGGGAGTTCCCATTCGAAATGTGGCAACTCTTGGTGGTACTGTCATGGGGAAGTATGGGTTTTCTGATATATTGACCGCTTTACTCGTAATGAACGCTCGTTTAGTTTTTTATCATCTTGGAGAAGTCTCTTTAGAAGAGCACCTAAATTCATCAAGAAAAGATAAAGACATTCTTTTAAAAATCATCATCCCAAAATCAAAGATGTCTGGTTTCTTTAAGAAAGTCGCCATTACAGCGTTGGATTTTGCGATAATCAATGTTGCATTATCATACTCCTCAGATAAAATAATGATTTCTGTCGGAGCAAGACCCGCACTAGCAAGTCTTGCAAAAGAAGCCATGGCGTATTTTAATTCTCAATCTAATATAACTGATGACGTAATTGAAACGTGTGCAAATATTGTGATAAACGAATTGTCATTTGGTAGTAACAGCCGTTCTTCTGCAGAATACCGAAAAAATCTTGCAAAAGTCTATATAAGTCGAGGATTGAAAGAGGTGACGTCTTATGAAAATTAA
- a CDS encoding 2Fe-2S iron-sulfur cluster binding domain-containing protein, whose protein sequence is MKINLVINNIKKEFNVDPSEYLLDTLRNNHYLSVKRGCDSTSCGVCTVLLDGKPVPSCSILSVRATGHEITTVEGIQKEAEKLSGYFGLEGADQCGYCNPSMALAVYALKNELENPTDDQIREYLVGNLCRCTGYVSQHKAIKKYLGDKA, encoded by the coding sequence ATGAAAATTAATCTTGTCATTAATAACATCAAAAAAGAATTTAATGTAGATCCAAGTGAATATTTACTAGATACGTTACGAAACAATCATTATTTAAGTGTGAAAAGAGGATGTGATTCCACAAGTTGTGGAGTTTGCACGGTCTTACTCGATGGAAAACCTGTCCCATCTTGTTCCATTTTAAGCGTAAGAGCCACGGGACATGAAATTACAACGGTTGAAGGTATCCAAAAAGAAGCTGAAAAATTAAGCGGATATTTTGGGCTTGAAGGTGCCGATCAATGTGGATATTGTAATCCTTCTATGGCGCTCGCTGTTTATGCCTTAAAAAACGAATTAGAGAACCCAACCGATGATCAAATAAGAGAATATTTAGTTGGAAATCTTTGTAGATGTACAGGCTACGTCTCTCAACATAAAGCCATAAAAAAGTATTTAGGTGATAAAGCATGA